In Entelurus aequoreus isolate RoL-2023_Sb linkage group LG02, RoL_Eaeq_v1.1, whole genome shotgun sequence, one genomic interval encodes:
- the wt1b gene encoding WT1 transcription factor b isoform X1, which yields MLTEPCGAMSMPGSDVRELTLLTSGPSVPSLGGSAGGCGQWTQLLDLHPSSPYNSMSSHHSLIKQEPNWCAADPIEDPHCGLGAFTVHFSGQFTGSSPCRVGAFGEPATGQARVFPSGTYLPSCMDSPPAPRNQGYGAMGLDGNPSYAQTAPHHTPQLSSLSFKHEDALSPPHNIVEQQYPPPSTVFGCHNSAESCPSNQALLLRNYNSDNLYQMASQLECVTWNQMNSLASSMKSGHAPSYESEHTAAPPPMLLSAQYHIHTHGVYRGLQDVRRVPSLAPPVVKSSEAEAQKRPFVCAHPGCNKKYFKQSHLQLHGRKHSGEKPYQCDFTDCGRGFSRSDQLKRHQRRHTGVKPFECETCQRKFARSDHLKTHIRTHTGKTSEKPFTCRWPNCQKKFARSDELVRHHSMHQRNLTKLQPAI from the exons ATGCTGACCGAGCCGTGTGGAGCCATGTCGATGCCGGGCTCCGATGTCCGAGAGCTGACTCTCCTGACTTCAGGACCATCCGTGCCCTCCTTAGGTGGATCTGCAGGGGGCTGCGGCCAGTGGACCCAACTCTTGGACCTCCATCCCAGCTCTCCTTACAATTCCATGTCTTCCCACCACTCCCTCATCAAGCAGGAACCCAACTGGTGTGCTGCGGACCCTATTGAGGACCCCCACTGTGGACTCGGGGCCTTCACGGTGCACTTCTCGGGCCAGTTTACAGGCTCGAGCCCATGTCGAGTCGGGGCCTTTGGAGAGCCAGCAACAGGCCAGGCTAGGGTTTTCCCCAGCGGGACCTACCTCCCCAGCTGTATGGACAGCCCTCCTGCACCCAGGAACCAAG GTTATGGTGCAATGGGCTTAGACGGGAACCCCAGTTACGCTCAGACGGCACCTCACCACACCCCTCAGCTGTCCAGCCTGTCCTTCAAACATGAAGATGCACTGTCGCCGCCACACAACATCG TTGAGCAGCAATACCCTCCTCCTTCCACTGTGTTTGGGTGCCACAATTCTGCGGAATCATGTCCGAGCAACCAAGCCCTGCTTCTGAGAAACTACAACAG TGACAACCTGTACCAAATGGCGTCTCAGCTGGAGTGTGTCACGTGGAACCAGATGAACTCGCTTGCATCTTCCATGAagag CGGCCATGCACCCAGCTATGAAAGCGAACACACAGCCGCGCCTCCGCCCATGCTGCTCAGCGCCCAgtaccacattcacacacacggcGTCTACAGGGGGCTTCAG GATGTCAGACGAGTTCCTAGTCTGGCTCCTCCTGTTGTGAAGTCATCAGAAGCCGAAGCCCAGAAGCGTCCTTTTGTGTGCGCCCATCCTGGCTGCAACAAGAAGTACTTCAAACAGTCACATCTTCAGCTGCACGGACGCAAACACTCGG GAGAGAAACCGTACCAGTGCGATTTTACAGACTGCGGTCGGGGATTCTCTCGCTCGGACCAGCTGAAGCGGCACCAGCGCAGACATACAG GAGTGAAGCCTTTCGAGTGCGAGACGTGTCAGCGAAAGTTTGCACGGTCAGACCACCTTAAGACTCACATTCGGACTCATACAGGTAAAACAA GTGAGAAGccgttcacctgccgctggcccAACTGTCAGAAGAAGTTTGCCCGCTCCGACGAGTTGGTGCGCCACCACAGCATGCACCAAAGGAACCTGACCAAGCTGCAGCCGGCCATCTGA
- the wt1b gene encoding WT1 transcription factor b isoform X3, translating into MLTEPCGAMSMPGSDVRELTLLTSGPSVPSLGGSAGGCGQWTQLLDLHPSSPYNSMSSHHSLIKQEPNWCAADPIEDPHCGLGAFTVHFSGQFTGSSPCRVGAFGEPATGQARVFPSGTYLPSCMDSPPAPRNQGYGAMGLDGNPSYAQTAPHHTPQLSSLSFKHEDALSPPHNIVEQQYPPPSTVFGCHNSAESCPSNQALLLRNYNSGHAPSYESEHTAAPPPMLLSAQYHIHTHGVYRGLQDVRRVPSLAPPVVKSSEAEAQKRPFVCAHPGCNKKYFKQSHLQLHGRKHSGEKPYQCDFTDCGRGFSRSDQLKRHQRRHTGVKPFECETCQRKFARSDHLKTHIRTHTGKTSEKPFTCRWPNCQKKFARSDELVRHHSMHQRNLTKLQPAI; encoded by the exons ATGCTGACCGAGCCGTGTGGAGCCATGTCGATGCCGGGCTCCGATGTCCGAGAGCTGACTCTCCTGACTTCAGGACCATCCGTGCCCTCCTTAGGTGGATCTGCAGGGGGCTGCGGCCAGTGGACCCAACTCTTGGACCTCCATCCCAGCTCTCCTTACAATTCCATGTCTTCCCACCACTCCCTCATCAAGCAGGAACCCAACTGGTGTGCTGCGGACCCTATTGAGGACCCCCACTGTGGACTCGGGGCCTTCACGGTGCACTTCTCGGGCCAGTTTACAGGCTCGAGCCCATGTCGAGTCGGGGCCTTTGGAGAGCCAGCAACAGGCCAGGCTAGGGTTTTCCCCAGCGGGACCTACCTCCCCAGCTGTATGGACAGCCCTCCTGCACCCAGGAACCAAG GTTATGGTGCAATGGGCTTAGACGGGAACCCCAGTTACGCTCAGACGGCACCTCACCACACCCCTCAGCTGTCCAGCCTGTCCTTCAAACATGAAGATGCACTGTCGCCGCCACACAACATCG TTGAGCAGCAATACCCTCCTCCTTCCACTGTGTTTGGGTGCCACAATTCTGCGGAATCATGTCCGAGCAACCAAGCCCTGCTTCTGAGAAACTACAACAG CGGCCATGCACCCAGCTATGAAAGCGAACACACAGCCGCGCCTCCGCCCATGCTGCTCAGCGCCCAgtaccacattcacacacacggcGTCTACAGGGGGCTTCAG GATGTCAGACGAGTTCCTAGTCTGGCTCCTCCTGTTGTGAAGTCATCAGAAGCCGAAGCCCAGAAGCGTCCTTTTGTGTGCGCCCATCCTGGCTGCAACAAGAAGTACTTCAAACAGTCACATCTTCAGCTGCACGGACGCAAACACTCGG GAGAGAAACCGTACCAGTGCGATTTTACAGACTGCGGTCGGGGATTCTCTCGCTCGGACCAGCTGAAGCGGCACCAGCGCAGACATACAG GAGTGAAGCCTTTCGAGTGCGAGACGTGTCAGCGAAAGTTTGCACGGTCAGACCACCTTAAGACTCACATTCGGACTCATACAGGTAAAACAA GTGAGAAGccgttcacctgccgctggcccAACTGTCAGAAGAAGTTTGCCCGCTCCGACGAGTTGGTGCGCCACCACAGCATGCACCAAAGGAACCTGACCAAGCTGCAGCCGGCCATCTGA
- the wt1b gene encoding WT1 transcription factor b isoform X2, whose product MLTEPCGAMSMPGSDVRELTLLTSGPSVPSLGGSAGGCGQWTQLLDLHPSSPYNSMSSHHSLIKQEPNWCAADPIEDPHCGLGAFTVHFSGQFTGSSPCRVGAFGEPATGQARVFPSGTYLPSCMDSPPAPRNQGYGAMGLDGNPSYAQTAPHHTPQLSSLSFKHEDALSPPHNIVEQQYPPPSTVFGCHNSAESCPSNQALLLRNYNSDNLYQMASQLECVTWNQMNSLASSMKSGHAPSYESEHTAAPPPMLLSAQYHIHTHGVYRGLQDVRRVPSLAPPVVKSSEAEAQKRPFVCAHPGCNKKYFKQSHLQLHGRKHSGEKPYQCDFTDCGRGFSRSDQLKRHQRRHTGVKPFECETCQRKFARSDHLKTHIRTHTGEKPFTCRWPNCQKKFARSDELVRHHSMHQRNLTKLQPAI is encoded by the exons ATGCTGACCGAGCCGTGTGGAGCCATGTCGATGCCGGGCTCCGATGTCCGAGAGCTGACTCTCCTGACTTCAGGACCATCCGTGCCCTCCTTAGGTGGATCTGCAGGGGGCTGCGGCCAGTGGACCCAACTCTTGGACCTCCATCCCAGCTCTCCTTACAATTCCATGTCTTCCCACCACTCCCTCATCAAGCAGGAACCCAACTGGTGTGCTGCGGACCCTATTGAGGACCCCCACTGTGGACTCGGGGCCTTCACGGTGCACTTCTCGGGCCAGTTTACAGGCTCGAGCCCATGTCGAGTCGGGGCCTTTGGAGAGCCAGCAACAGGCCAGGCTAGGGTTTTCCCCAGCGGGACCTACCTCCCCAGCTGTATGGACAGCCCTCCTGCACCCAGGAACCAAG GTTATGGTGCAATGGGCTTAGACGGGAACCCCAGTTACGCTCAGACGGCACCTCACCACACCCCTCAGCTGTCCAGCCTGTCCTTCAAACATGAAGATGCACTGTCGCCGCCACACAACATCG TTGAGCAGCAATACCCTCCTCCTTCCACTGTGTTTGGGTGCCACAATTCTGCGGAATCATGTCCGAGCAACCAAGCCCTGCTTCTGAGAAACTACAACAG TGACAACCTGTACCAAATGGCGTCTCAGCTGGAGTGTGTCACGTGGAACCAGATGAACTCGCTTGCATCTTCCATGAagag CGGCCATGCACCCAGCTATGAAAGCGAACACACAGCCGCGCCTCCGCCCATGCTGCTCAGCGCCCAgtaccacattcacacacacggcGTCTACAGGGGGCTTCAG GATGTCAGACGAGTTCCTAGTCTGGCTCCTCCTGTTGTGAAGTCATCAGAAGCCGAAGCCCAGAAGCGTCCTTTTGTGTGCGCCCATCCTGGCTGCAACAAGAAGTACTTCAAACAGTCACATCTTCAGCTGCACGGACGCAAACACTCGG GAGAGAAACCGTACCAGTGCGATTTTACAGACTGCGGTCGGGGATTCTCTCGCTCGGACCAGCTGAAGCGGCACCAGCGCAGACATACAG GAGTGAAGCCTTTCGAGTGCGAGACGTGTCAGCGAAAGTTTGCACGGTCAGACCACCTTAAGACTCACATTCGGACTCATACAG GTGAGAAGccgttcacctgccgctggcccAACTGTCAGAAGAAGTTTGCCCGCTCCGACGAGTTGGTGCGCCACCACAGCATGCACCAAAGGAACCTGACCAAGCTGCAGCCGGCCATCTGA
- the wt1b gene encoding WT1 transcription factor b isoform X4 produces the protein MLTEPCGAMSMPGSDVRELTLLTSGPSVPSLGGSAGGCGQWTQLLDLHPSSPYNSMSSHHSLIKQEPNWCAADPIEDPHCGLGAFTVHFSGQFTGSSPCRVGAFGEPATGQARVFPSGTYLPSCMDSPPAPRNQGYGAMGLDGNPSYAQTAPHHTPQLSSLSFKHEDALSPPHNIVEQQYPPPSTVFGCHNSAESCPSNQALLLRNYNSGHAPSYESEHTAAPPPMLLSAQYHIHTHGVYRGLQDVRRVPSLAPPVVKSSEAEAQKRPFVCAHPGCNKKYFKQSHLQLHGRKHSGEKPYQCDFTDCGRGFSRSDQLKRHQRRHTGVKPFECETCQRKFARSDHLKTHIRTHTGEKPFTCRWPNCQKKFARSDELVRHHSMHQRNLTKLQPAI, from the exons ATGCTGACCGAGCCGTGTGGAGCCATGTCGATGCCGGGCTCCGATGTCCGAGAGCTGACTCTCCTGACTTCAGGACCATCCGTGCCCTCCTTAGGTGGATCTGCAGGGGGCTGCGGCCAGTGGACCCAACTCTTGGACCTCCATCCCAGCTCTCCTTACAATTCCATGTCTTCCCACCACTCCCTCATCAAGCAGGAACCCAACTGGTGTGCTGCGGACCCTATTGAGGACCCCCACTGTGGACTCGGGGCCTTCACGGTGCACTTCTCGGGCCAGTTTACAGGCTCGAGCCCATGTCGAGTCGGGGCCTTTGGAGAGCCAGCAACAGGCCAGGCTAGGGTTTTCCCCAGCGGGACCTACCTCCCCAGCTGTATGGACAGCCCTCCTGCACCCAGGAACCAAG GTTATGGTGCAATGGGCTTAGACGGGAACCCCAGTTACGCTCAGACGGCACCTCACCACACCCCTCAGCTGTCCAGCCTGTCCTTCAAACATGAAGATGCACTGTCGCCGCCACACAACATCG TTGAGCAGCAATACCCTCCTCCTTCCACTGTGTTTGGGTGCCACAATTCTGCGGAATCATGTCCGAGCAACCAAGCCCTGCTTCTGAGAAACTACAACAG CGGCCATGCACCCAGCTATGAAAGCGAACACACAGCCGCGCCTCCGCCCATGCTGCTCAGCGCCCAgtaccacattcacacacacggcGTCTACAGGGGGCTTCAG GATGTCAGACGAGTTCCTAGTCTGGCTCCTCCTGTTGTGAAGTCATCAGAAGCCGAAGCCCAGAAGCGTCCTTTTGTGTGCGCCCATCCTGGCTGCAACAAGAAGTACTTCAAACAGTCACATCTTCAGCTGCACGGACGCAAACACTCGG GAGAGAAACCGTACCAGTGCGATTTTACAGACTGCGGTCGGGGATTCTCTCGCTCGGACCAGCTGAAGCGGCACCAGCGCAGACATACAG GAGTGAAGCCTTTCGAGTGCGAGACGTGTCAGCGAAAGTTTGCACGGTCAGACCACCTTAAGACTCACATTCGGACTCATACAG GTGAGAAGccgttcacctgccgctggcccAACTGTCAGAAGAAGTTTGCCCGCTCCGACGAGTTGGTGCGCCACCACAGCATGCACCAAAGGAACCTGACCAAGCTGCAGCCGGCCATCTGA